A stretch of Paenibacillus sp. URB8-2 DNA encodes these proteins:
- a CDS encoding SRPBCC family protein — protein sequence MEDNRGNNLPDVVQTVIIDAPIGKVWDKVSTSEGIAQWFMPSDFQAELGHEFHLQSPFGPTPCKVTELDPPNSLTFTWDTEGWTVSFFLKELDDKTEFTLLHGGWKQPDELIGKANEKSSVIHGRMSGGWVSIVQERLKKAAEA from the coding sequence ATGGAAGACAACCGCGGGAACAATCTGCCGGACGTGGTGCAGACGGTCATTATTGATGCGCCGATCGGGAAAGTATGGGATAAAGTATCGACATCGGAAGGGATCGCACAGTGGTTTATGCCCAGCGACTTTCAGGCGGAGCTCGGTCATGAATTTCATCTGCAGTCGCCTTTCGGCCCGACGCCGTGCAAGGTAACGGAGCTTGATCCGCCGAACAGCCTGACTTTCACTTGGGATACCGAAGGCTGGACGGTTTCTTTCTTCTTGAAGGAACTGGATGATAAGACGGAGTTTACGCTGCTTCACGGCGGCTGGAAGCAGCCGGACGAGCTCATCGGGAAAGCGAACGAGAAAAGCTCGGTTATTCATGGCCGGATGTCGGGCGGCTGGGTATCCATTGTGCAGGAGCGGCTGAAAAAGGCGGCCGAGGCTTAA
- a CDS encoding xanthine phosphoribosyltransferase, whose amino-acid sequence MKVLEERIRREGQILSDTVLKVDSFLNHQVDTGLALEIGKEFGRIFGGRPITKVLTIEASGIQFAMAASIALGVPFVYAKKKKVITLSEQVYSAPVHSFTRQESYQISISQKYLGPGDKVLIVDDFLATGAALVGLVDIVREAGAELLGVGCVIEKSFQEGRGLLEDMGVEVHSLARISAMAPGEVHFIDSEESIKESASC is encoded by the coding sequence ATGAAAGTGTTGGAAGAACGCATTAGACGGGAAGGACAGATCTTGTCCGATACGGTGCTGAAGGTGGACTCGTTTCTGAATCATCAGGTCGATACCGGCCTGGCGCTCGAAATCGGGAAGGAATTCGGCCGGATATTCGGCGGCAGACCGATTACGAAGGTGCTGACGATCGAGGCGAGCGGCATCCAGTTTGCTATGGCGGCGTCAATCGCACTGGGCGTTCCGTTTGTATATGCCAAGAAGAAGAAGGTCATAACCCTCTCCGAGCAGGTGTATTCGGCTCCGGTCCATTCGTTTACGCGTCAGGAATCGTATCAAATCAGCATTTCGCAAAAATACCTCGGCCCCGGCGACAAGGTGCTTATCGTCGACGATTTTCTCGCCACGGGCGCGGCCCTGGTGGGCCTGGTCGATATCGTGCGCGAAGCGGGAGCGGAGCTGCTGGGCGTCGGCTGCGTCATTGAGAAGAGCTTTCAGGAAGGCCGCGGGCTGCTGGAGGACATGGGCGTGGAGGTTCATTCGCTGGCCCGGATTTCGGCGATGGCGCCGGGAGAAGTACATTTTATAGACAGTGAAGAAAGCATCAAGGAGAGTGCATCATGTTAA
- a CDS encoding Gfo/Idh/MocA family protein codes for MRNGGIDLSTLKWGIIGPGGIAREFAEAIQKYGGTLYAVGSRNLDKAQHFAEQYGVTKAYGDYDEMLQDPEIDAVYVSTPHSNHYEYIIESLKQGKHVLAEKAITVNIGQLREIASLAEEKGLVVAEAMTIYHMPLYAKLREILDSGKIGPLKMVQVSFGSHKEYDVNNRFFNKDLAGGALLDIGTYALSFARYFLSAQPHEVLTTVKPFETGVDEQSGIILKNKADEMAVVSLTMRAKMPKRGVVAGENGFITVDNFPRASKAVIQYLDGTTETVEAGETDAALQYEIKDMEQAIQSARSATLQLSLDVMEIMSNVRGQWGITYPFE; via the coding sequence ATGCGAAACGGAGGGATTGATTTGAGCACACTCAAATGGGGCATTATCGGACCGGGAGGAATCGCCCGGGAATTCGCCGAGGCCATACAGAAATACGGCGGCACGCTGTATGCTGTGGGATCGCGCAATCTGGATAAAGCGCAGCACTTCGCCGAACAATACGGGGTCACCAAAGCTTACGGCGATTATGATGAAATGCTGCAGGACCCCGAAATTGACGCCGTCTACGTCTCCACCCCGCACAGCAATCACTACGAATATATAATAGAAAGCCTGAAACAAGGCAAGCACGTGCTTGCGGAGAAGGCGATCACCGTCAATATCGGCCAGTTGCGGGAAATTGCGTCATTGGCCGAAGAGAAAGGGCTGGTCGTGGCGGAAGCGATGACGATCTACCACATGCCTTTGTACGCCAAGCTGCGGGAAATTCTGGACAGCGGCAAAATCGGCCCGCTTAAAATGGTCCAAGTGTCCTTCGGAAGCCATAAGGAATACGATGTGAACAACCGTTTCTTCAATAAAGACCTGGCCGGGGGAGCGCTGCTCGATATCGGCACCTATGCCCTGTCGTTCGCCCGTTATTTCCTGTCTGCACAGCCGCATGAAGTTCTAACCACTGTCAAGCCGTTCGAGACCGGCGTCGACGAGCAGTCGGGCATTATTCTGAAGAACAAGGCCGACGAGATGGCAGTCGTCTCATTGACGATGCGCGCCAAAATGCCGAAAAGAGGCGTCGTCGCCGGTGAGAACGGGTTTATTACCGTAGATAACTTCCCCCGCGCCTCCAAAGCCGTCATTCAATACCTGGACGGAACGACGGAAACAGTCGAAGCCGGAGAGACGGATGCGGCCCTCCAGTATGAAATCAAGGACATGGAGCAGGCGATCCAGTCGGCCAGAAGCGCCACGCTTCAGCTGTCTCTGGACGTGATGGAAATCATGAGCAATGTCAGAGGTCAGTGGGGCATAACCTATCCTTTTGAATAA
- a CDS encoding AEC family transporter yields the protein MIQTVLSTLFEVIVPLSIPVISGALLERFQRLDTKPLMTLYLYFLSPAIILDTLLHAEISFDDIYLTLAFSLLNLLVLWGVAVITGKAMKFSSPERAGLTLVSTFTNSVNYGLPLVLLAFGQAGLDKASVYVIGQVIIVNTVGIYFAARSHFSVKNAFKSVFSLPAIYAAILALLLRAFQLHLPAEVEKGVTMAAGAYSPVVLAILGAQMMKVGMMPGIKGERSVFWMGIVIRLLAGPLLALGILALLGITGTLHSVLFILASMPVAVNGVVLAERYGASPSVVSRCILWTTLSSFLVLPMLIAAVSG from the coding sequence GTGATCCAAACCGTGCTGTCCACCCTGTTCGAAGTCATCGTCCCCCTGTCGATTCCGGTTATTTCCGGCGCGCTGCTGGAACGTTTTCAGCGCCTGGACACGAAGCCGCTCATGACTCTGTATCTGTACTTTTTAAGCCCCGCCATTATTTTGGATACGCTGCTCCACGCGGAAATTTCATTCGATGACATCTATTTGACGCTGGCGTTCTCCTTATTGAATCTGCTGGTGCTGTGGGGAGTAGCGGTCATTACTGGAAAAGCGATGAAATTCTCTTCGCCGGAGCGGGCCGGATTGACGCTGGTTTCCACCTTTACCAACAGCGTGAATTACGGACTTCCGCTCGTTCTGCTCGCCTTTGGACAAGCGGGGCTTGATAAAGCATCCGTTTATGTCATAGGTCAGGTGATTATCGTCAACACGGTGGGTATTTATTTTGCGGCCCGGTCCCATTTTTCCGTGAAAAATGCGTTCAAATCGGTGTTTTCCCTCCCCGCGATCTATGCCGCCATTCTGGCCCTGCTGCTCCGAGCATTCCAGTTGCACCTGCCCGCCGAAGTGGAGAAGGGAGTGACGATGGCAGCGGGAGCGTACTCCCCTGTTGTGCTGGCCATTCTGGGTGCGCAGATGATGAAGGTCGGCATGATGCCCGGCATAAAAGGAGAACGTTCGGTGTTCTGGATGGGAATCGTGATCCGGTTGCTGGCGGGACCGCTGCTCGCGCTGGGCATACTGGCATTGCTCGGCATTACGGGGACGCTCCATTCCGTGCTCTTCATTCTTGCCTCCATGCCGGTAGCCGTTAACGGGGTTGTTCTGGCGGAACGCTATGGCGCGTCCCCTTCGGTGGTTTCCCGCTGCATCCTTTGGACGACGCTGTCCTCTTTCCTTGTGCTGCCCATGCTTATTGCGGCGGTTTCGGGATAA
- a CDS encoding IS1182 family transposase, whose product MIRQQQTLVLSPYAALYDIVVPKDNILRQINELVDFTFIYEELETKYCLDNGRNAIDPVRMFKYLLLKAIFELSDVDIVERSKYDLSFKYFLGMAPEDPVIDPSSLTKFRKLRLKDINLLDMLIGKTVELAIEQNILKSNSIIVDATHTKARYNQKTPQEILQDRARKLRKAVYTMDESVKVKMPAKNTTSELEDEIAYCQKLVNFIENESGIAQVPKILEPLNLLKETVADDVEQLRLAADPDARVGHKSADSAFFGYKTHLAMTEERLITAAVITTGEKNDGKQLQTLIEKSKAAGMQVKTVIGDTAYSEKDNIAYTKTNEIELVAKLNPLVTQGARKKEDEFLFNKDAGMYVCPAGHMAIRKARQGKKGVGKNQTDTYYFDVKLCKHCPFKEGCYKEGAKSKSYSVSIKSDEHTEQMTFQDSEYFKEKSKERYKIEAKNSELKHGHGYDVATSSGLLGMEMQGAMTIFAVNLKRILKLTD is encoded by the coding sequence ATGATTCGGCAACAACAAACCTTAGTTTTGAGTCCTTATGCGGCATTGTATGACATCGTTGTCCCGAAGGACAATATACTCCGTCAAATCAATGAATTGGTGGATTTCACTTTCATATACGAAGAACTGGAAACAAAGTATTGCTTGGATAATGGACGCAACGCCATTGATCCGGTGCGCATGTTTAAATATTTACTGCTGAAAGCCATTTTTGAACTCTCTGACGTCGACATCGTGGAGCGTTCAAAGTACGACCTGTCGTTCAAGTACTTCCTCGGCATGGCGCCGGAAGACCCGGTCATCGATCCGAGTTCCTTAACGAAGTTCCGTAAACTACGTTTGAAAGATATCAACCTTTTGGACATGCTCATCGGCAAGACCGTAGAACTTGCCATCGAGCAAAATATCCTAAAGAGCAATTCCATCATCGTCGACGCCACGCATACGAAAGCACGTTACAACCAGAAAACGCCTCAAGAAATTCTACAAGACCGTGCACGGAAATTGCGAAAAGCCGTGTACACCATGGATGAGTCAGTCAAGGTCAAAATGCCGGCAAAGAATACAACGAGCGAACTCGAAGATGAAATTGCGTACTGCCAAAAACTCGTCAACTTCATCGAAAATGAGAGTGGCATTGCACAAGTGCCAAAAATTCTGGAGCCGCTTAACCTGCTGAAAGAAACGGTTGCGGATGACGTCGAGCAACTTCGCCTGGCGGCGGATCCGGATGCGCGCGTTGGCCACAAGAGCGCAGATTCCGCATTTTTTGGATACAAAACTCATCTAGCGATGACTGAGGAACGCCTTATTACGGCGGCTGTCATTACAACCGGTGAAAAGAATGACGGCAAGCAATTGCAGACCCTTATCGAAAAAAGCAAGGCAGCTGGCATGCAGGTCAAAACGGTGATTGGGGATACTGCATATTCCGAAAAAGATAATATTGCGTACACGAAAACAAATGAAATTGAACTTGTGGCCAAACTAAATCCCCTCGTCACGCAAGGTGCGCGTAAGAAAGAAGACGAATTTTTATTCAACAAAGATGCAGGCATGTACGTATGTCCAGCTGGACATATGGCCATTCGAAAGGCTCGGCAGGGTAAAAAAGGGGTCGGCAAAAATCAAACAGACACCTATTATTTTGATGTGAAACTATGCAAGCATTGTCCGTTCAAGGAAGGGTGCTACAAAGAAGGCGCTAAAAGCAAAAGCTATTCGGTAAGTATTAAATCCGATGAGCACACCGAGCAAATGACGTTCCAAGATTCAGAGTATTTCAAGGAAAAATCCAAGGAACGCTACAAAATTGAAGCGAAGAACAGTGAACTCAAACATGGACACGGGTATGATGTCGCGACATCCTCGGGTCTGCTTGGCATGGAAATGCAAGGGGCGATGACAATTTTCGCTGTGAATTTAAAACGAATCTTAAAGTTAACAGACTAA
- a CDS encoding radical SAM protein: MPNRPYLYHELTTSICSVCYRKVEAKIIEEDGRMYMVKRCLLHGPEKVLISTDVPYYKKTREFIKPSEMPLQWNTPIKYGCPYDCGLCPDHEQHSCLTLLEITDHCNLSCPICFAESSPHRTSYRSLEQIEFMLDRIVENEGEPDIVQISGGEPTTHPQFFEILDMAKSRPIKHIMVNTNGVRIARDREFAKRLASYMPGFEIYLQFDSLEASVLKELRGADLRHIREDAIRHLNEFNISTTLVVTLKKGLNDGEIGSIIQYGLKQKAVRGVTIQPIQAAGRLEGYDPASDRLTVSEVRRSIIDQSGVFGEADILPVPCHPDCLAMGYALKLGSEVLPLTGLIDPDILLEGGSNTIVFEQDPAIRGKMFELLSTGHSPVSSALSLKSLLCCLPFAAVPEQISYDNVFRVIVMQFLDAHNFDVRSVKKSCVHIAHPDGRIIPFDTYNLFYRDDKEQLLEGIRGEIATAWDGKIARE; the protein is encoded by the coding sequence ATGCCGAACCGACCGTATCTCTATCATGAGCTGACCACCAGCATCTGCTCCGTGTGTTACCGCAAAGTCGAGGCCAAGATCATCGAGGAAGACGGGCGCATGTACATGGTCAAAAGATGCCTGCTGCACGGCCCGGAAAAGGTGCTCATCTCCACGGACGTTCCCTATTACAAAAAGACGCGGGAGTTTATCAAGCCTTCGGAAATGCCCCTTCAGTGGAATACACCGATTAAATACGGCTGCCCGTATGACTGCGGCCTCTGCCCGGACCATGAGCAGCACAGCTGTCTGACGCTGCTAGAGATTACGGATCACTGCAACCTAAGCTGCCCGATCTGCTTCGCCGAGTCTTCGCCGCACCGCACATCCTACCGGTCGCTGGAGCAGATTGAGTTTATGCTGGACCGGATCGTTGAGAACGAGGGTGAACCGGACATCGTGCAGATCAGCGGCGGCGAGCCGACGACGCATCCGCAGTTTTTTGAGATTCTGGACATGGCCAAGAGCCGTCCGATCAAGCATATCATGGTGAACACGAACGGCGTCCGCATCGCCCGGGACCGGGAGTTCGCAAAGCGGCTCGCTTCGTACATGCCGGGTTTCGAGATTTACCTGCAGTTCGACAGCCTGGAGGCGTCCGTGCTGAAGGAGCTCCGGGGCGCGGATTTGCGGCACATCAGGGAAGACGCGATCCGCCACCTAAACGAATTCAATATTTCGACAACGCTCGTCGTCACGCTGAAAAAAGGTCTGAATGACGGAGAAATCGGCTCGATAATTCAGTACGGACTGAAGCAAAAAGCCGTGCGCGGTGTGACGATTCAGCCGATCCAGGCGGCGGGAAGGCTGGAGGGCTATGATCCAGCGTCCGACCGTTTAACGGTAAGCGAGGTCCGCCGCAGCATTATTGACCAGTCGGGCGTGTTCGGTGAGGCGGATATTTTGCCGGTGCCCTGTCATCCGGACTGCCTTGCGATGGGTTACGCGCTGAAGCTTGGCAGCGAGGTGCTGCCGCTGACCGGATTGATCGACCCGGATATTCTGCTTGAAGGAGGCAGCAATACGATTGTGTTCGAGCAGGACCCGGCAATCCGGGGCAAAATGTTCGAACTGCTCTCCACCGGCCACTCGCCGGTCTCCTCCGCCTTGTCGCTGAAAAGTCTGCTCTGCTGTCTGCCGTTTGCCGCCGTGCCGGAGCAGATTAGCTACGACAATGTGTTCCGGGTCATCGTGATGCAATTTCTCGATGCGCATAATTTCGACGTGCGGTCGGTGAAGAAGTCCTGTGTGCATATTGCCCACCCCGATGGACGGATCATCCCTTTTGACACCTATAATTTGTTCTACCGGGACGACAAGGAGCAGCTGCTGGAAGGGATAAGGGGCGAGATCGCGACCGCATGGGATGGGAAAATCGCTCGGGAGTAG
- a CDS encoding prolipoprotein diacylglyceryl transferase — MEFPVYIVLGPWRIHPHVLFESLSYFIGFRVYLWTRRPSEMSRLMSLQILAGTILGAALGAKLLFWLEDPAAAWEQLRQLHFLWGGKTIVGGLLGGLIGVELTKKWVGWTRSTGDDFAYPLILGLCIGRIGCFLTGLDDHTYGMPTTWFTGIDFGDGIRRHPTQLYEIFFLLVLALLLIPLYRRSRAPVGGRPGSIYLPGRMFQWFMFGYLAFRFAVDFIKPTPHPYFGLNNIQLACLAGLVYYAWLLWVRGRVRRSSAAAEARSYK; from the coding sequence ATGGAATTTCCCGTGTATATCGTTCTCGGTCCCTGGCGGATTCATCCGCATGTGTTGTTTGAGTCGCTCTCCTACTTTATCGGCTTCCGCGTGTATCTGTGGACCCGGCGTCCGAGCGAAATGTCCCGGCTTATGAGCCTGCAAATTCTGGCCGGAACGATTCTGGGCGCGGCGCTCGGCGCCAAGCTGTTGTTCTGGCTGGAGGACCCGGCCGCTGCGTGGGAGCAGCTTCGGCAGCTTCACTTCCTCTGGGGCGGCAAAACGATCGTCGGCGGTCTGCTTGGAGGATTGATCGGCGTCGAGCTGACCAAGAAATGGGTGGGCTGGACAAGGTCAACCGGCGACGATTTTGCCTATCCGCTCATTCTGGGCCTCTGCATCGGGCGAATCGGCTGCTTTCTGACCGGCCTTGACGACCATACGTACGGCATGCCGACGACCTGGTTCACCGGCATCGACTTTGGCGACGGAATCCGGCGGCATCCGACCCAGCTGTATGAGATTTTCTTTCTGCTAGTGCTAGCGCTGCTGCTCATCCCCCTATATCGGAGAAGCCGCGCGCCTGTGGGCGGCCGCCCCGGTTCCATTTACCTTCCGGGCCGGATGTTCCAATGGTTCATGTTTGGCTACTTGGCTTTCCGGTTTGCCGTTGATTTCATTAAGCCGACGCCCCATCCTTACTTCGGACTGAACAATATTCAGCTTGCCTGTCTGGCCGGCCTTGTCTATTACGCCTGGCTGCTGTGGGTCAGAGGGCGTGTCCGCCGCTCGTCCGCGGCTGCGGAGGCTCGAAGCTATAAATAA
- a CDS encoding winged helix-turn-helix transcriptional regulator, which yields MSDPLREEIKQKIVNGDFHCEKELTLSIISGKWKVVILWHLGVDGAHRFSDLQKLFPKISHKILTQQLRELMEDGIVHREVYPDIPPKVEYSMTELGMTLLPIVEMMYEWGKMRIERIRRELKPGSEPEITADSCEGACKKA from the coding sequence ATGTCCGATCCGTTAAGAGAGGAAATCAAACAAAAAATCGTGAACGGTGATTTTCACTGCGAAAAGGAACTTACATTGTCCATCATCAGCGGGAAATGGAAGGTCGTCATTCTTTGGCATCTTGGCGTGGATGGCGCGCATAGGTTCAGCGATTTGCAGAAGCTTTTTCCGAAAATTTCGCATAAAATACTGACTCAGCAGCTCAGAGAATTGATGGAGGACGGCATTGTTCACCGGGAGGTATATCCCGACATTCCTCCGAAGGTGGAATATTCGATGACCGAGCTTGGGATGACGCTTCTGCCGATTGTCGAAATGATGTACGAGTGGGGGAAAATGCGGATCGAACGGATCAGACGGGAACTGAAGCCCGGAAGCGAGCCGGAAATAACAGCGGACAGCTGCGAGGGAGCCTGCAAAAAAGCCTGA
- a CDS encoding EcsC family protein — MTEITLGSGRLETQEELRAALEEVRRWEKDQRQLMIWERLTRLPFKLLDKLTPKIVHEKIGLLLDELGSYIQNGGNYLVAGRKVGELVGEVSTETAGKREGPYPLVVMDEAARRLSKSRSNFATAQGATTGFGGVFTLAADIPAILGLSLKVIQEIGLCYGYNPLEKEERIFAVKVMQLASADMVGKRAILEELDLELGSDGRIGGGEGAAVSKIQGWREVIAAYRDNWSSKKLLQTIPVAGMFFGAYTNREMLKAVAEAAMMLYRKRRILARLADNGQTNTLST, encoded by the coding sequence ATGACGGAAATCACGCTTGGTTCAGGAAGGCTGGAAACGCAAGAAGAGCTGCGCGCGGCACTTGAAGAGGTACGGAGATGGGAGAAGGATCAGAGACAGCTTATGATCTGGGAGCGGCTGACCCGGCTGCCCTTTAAGCTGCTGGACAAGCTTACCCCTAAAATTGTTCATGAAAAAATAGGACTGCTGCTGGATGAGCTTGGCAGCTACATCCAAAATGGCGGCAACTACCTTGTGGCTGGACGCAAGGTGGGCGAGCTTGTGGGCGAGGTGAGCACCGAGACCGCAGGGAAGCGGGAAGGGCCCTACCCGCTGGTGGTGATGGACGAAGCGGCGCGCCGCCTGTCCAAGAGCCGGAGCAATTTCGCCACGGCTCAAGGGGCGACCACAGGCTTCGGCGGCGTGTTTACGCTGGCGGCGGATATTCCCGCCATCCTCGGACTGTCGCTGAAGGTGATTCAGGAGATCGGCCTTTGCTATGGGTACAACCCGCTGGAGAAGGAGGAGCGCATCTTCGCTGTAAAAGTCATGCAGCTGGCTTCCGCCGACATGGTCGGCAAACGGGCGATTCTGGAGGAGCTGGACCTGGAACTCGGCAGCGATGGCCGGATTGGGGGCGGCGAGGGCGCGGCGGTGTCCAAAATTCAGGGATGGCGGGAAGTGATTGCCGCCTACCGGGATAACTGGAGCTCGAAGAAGCTGCTGCAGACAATTCCTGTCGCCGGAATGTTCTTCGGCGCCTACACGAACCGGGAGATGCTGAAGGCGGTGGCGGAAGCGGCCATGATGCTGTACCGCAAACGGAGAATTTTGGCCAGACTGGCGGACAACGGTCAAACGAACACCCTCTCTACTTAG
- a CDS encoding ArsR/SmtB family transcription factor: MAAAEKHDVFQAIADPTRRQVLRLLSEKERPISEIAAHFPVSRTAIAKHLHILSEAELVSGRKVGREKLYRLQPEPLKELREWLSYYERFWSNKLSILKHIVENEK, encoded by the coding sequence ATGGCGGCGGCGGAGAAGCATGATGTGTTTCAGGCGATTGCCGATCCGACCCGCAGGCAGGTGCTGAGGCTGCTTTCCGAGAAGGAGAGGCCGATCTCCGAAATTGCCGCCCATTTTCCGGTAAGCCGCACGGCCATTGCCAAGCATCTGCATATTCTGTCGGAGGCGGAACTGGTGAGCGGCCGCAAAGTCGGCAGGGAGAAGCTGTACCGGCTTCAGCCGGAACCTCTGAAGGAGCTTCGGGAGTGGCTGTCGTATTATGAACGGTTCTGGAGCAATAAGCTGTCCATCCTGAAGCATATCGTCGAAAATGAAAAATAA
- a CDS encoding DJ-1/PfpI family protein, whose amino-acid sequence MSKKALLIIPPDRFNEDELFHPKAELENAGITVTVASTKAGEITGDNQGKANAEVVFSDVSASDYDVVAVIGGSGTIDYLWGDAKLGEYLKQAYEQKILVAGICAGSVVVAKTGLLAGRQATCYPVEVMIDELKANSAEYVVQHVVAHDDVITSDGPDGAREFGKSLVSALA is encoded by the coding sequence ATGAGCAAAAAAGCACTGCTGATTATACCGCCGGACCGCTTCAACGAAGACGAGTTGTTTCATCCGAAAGCCGAACTGGAGAATGCGGGCATCACTGTAACGGTCGCCAGTACGAAGGCGGGGGAGATTACAGGCGACAATCAGGGAAAAGCAAATGCGGAGGTGGTATTCTCCGACGTTTCCGCTTCGGATTATGATGTGGTAGCTGTAATTGGCGGCTCTGGCACGATCGACTATCTGTGGGGCGACGCGAAGCTGGGCGAATATTTGAAGCAGGCGTATGAGCAGAAAATTCTGGTCGCCGGCATTTGCGCTGGCTCCGTCGTGGTTGCGAAGACGGGCCTGCTCGCCGGGCGCCAAGCGACCTGCTATCCGGTCGAAGTTATGATTGATGAGCTGAAAGCCAACAGCGCCGAATATGTGGTGCAGCATGTGGTGGCGCATGACGATGTGATTACAAGCGACGGGCCGGACGGCGCGCGGGAGTTCGGCAAGAGCCTCGTTTCGGCGCTGGCCTGA
- a CDS encoding DUF6509 family protein yields the protein MLEISNYTAEQIRDPFGIIAGNRYEFMINLVIPEEDELYSENGVSVRVIVKENDGEVSVVTYDLIETTTQKLLEFDLEDDEEEELAAFCKEHMPER from the coding sequence ATGCTTGAAATATCGAATTACACAGCGGAGCAGATCCGTGACCCGTTCGGCATTATTGCGGGAAACCGTTATGAATTTATGATTAACCTAGTGATCCCGGAGGAGGACGAGCTTTATTCGGAGAACGGGGTCAGCGTGCGGGTCATTGTAAAGGAGAATGATGGAGAAGTGAGCGTCGTAACCTACGATCTGATCGAAACGACGACGCAGAAGCTCCTTGAATTCGATCTGGAGGACGATGAGGAGGAAGAGCTGGCCGCTTTTTGCAAGGAGCATATGCCGGAGCGGTAA